In Acanthopagrus latus isolate v.2019 chromosome 16, fAcaLat1.1, whole genome shotgun sequence, one DNA window encodes the following:
- the fam98b gene encoding protein FAM98B yields the protein MECDILDSLEQLGYDGPLLEEKALLTAADGGLSSPEFVELCRWLASRLKPMCDLEESITSGPDDMDSLQVEMSGLLKELHCPHEEVVSGILKGSAPSTKDHLKCVLFLSSELQAAQIVSSRGVSNKEAEESPVCQELQAIFETLKLPEPRGQDAAGVLSQVQDKVDEMLKDLPGGSDGEPVLKKSLSSEQWEKLHNMNTALSSEYECRRRMLIKRLDVTVQSFGWSDRAKVRVDSMARAYQPKRHSLKPQSTVDMAKLLAAREDICNVVKTSSGASREKTSCAVNKILMGRVPDRGGRPSEIQAPPPEMPPWQKRQDGGGWGGRGGGGRGGGGGGGWGGGGGGGGGWGGGGGGGGWRAGGWNQGGYGGHGGKRGWY from the exons ATGGAGTGCGACATTTTGGACTCGCTGGAGCAGCTCGG CTATGACGGCCCTTTGCTGGAGGAGAAGGCGCTGCTCACGGCCGCAGACGGAGGCCTGTCCTCCCCAGAGTTTGTGGAGCTGTGCAGGTGGCTGGCGTCCAGGTTGAAGCCGATGTGCGATCTGGAGGAGAGCATCACGTCCGGTCCAG ACGACATGGACAGCCTTCAGGTGGAGATGAGTGggttgctgaaggagctgcacTGTCCTCATGAAGAGGTCGTTTCTGGGATCCTCAAAGGCAGCGCGCCAAGCACAAAGGaccatctcaaatgtgttt tgtTTTTAAGCTCAGAGCTCCAGGCAGCCCAGattgtgagcagcagaggagttTCTAATAAAGAAGCCGAAGAGAGTCCGGTGTGCCAGGAGCTGCAGGCAATCTTTGAAACACTGAAGCTGCCGGAGCCCAGAGGACAGGACGCAGCAGGAGTTTTATCTCAAGTCCAAGACAAG GTTGATGAAATGCTTAAAGATCTCCCAGGTGGCTCCGATGGCGAGCCGGTGCTGAAGAAATCTCTATCGAGTGAACAATGG GAGAAGTTGcacaacatgaacacagctCTGTCATCTGAGTACGAGTGTCGGCGCAGGATGCTGATCAAACGGCTGGACGTCACCGTTCAGTCATTCGGGTGGTCTGACAGAGCCAAG GTAAGGGTGGACAGCATGGCGAGGGCCTACCAGCCTAAGAGACACTCCCTGAAGCCTCAGTCCACCGTGGACATGGCCAAGCTGCTGGCCGCCAGAGAGGACATCTGCAACGTGGTGAAGACGAGCAGCGGCGCCAGCAGGGAGAAGACATCCTGTGCTGTCAACAAG ATCCTGATGGGGAGAGTCCCGGACAGAGGAGGACGTCCCTCTGAAATACAAGCCCCGCCTCCTGAGATGCCGCCCTGGCAGAAAAGACAAGATGGCGGTGGCTGGGGAGgccgtggtggtggtggaagaggaggaggaggaggtggcggctggggaggaggaggaggcggcggcggtggctggggaggaggaggaggtggtgggggttgGAGAGCGGGTGGATGGAACCAAGGAGGATACGGTGGAcatggaggaaagagaggatggTACTAG
- the ptpn21 gene encoding tyrosine-protein phosphatase non-receptor type 21, with amino-acid sequence MPLPFGLKLKRTRRYTVSSKSCLVTRIQLLNGEFVEFTLSVESTGQECLEAVAQRLELREITYFSLWYFNKQNQQRWIDLEKPLKKQLDKYGLEPTVYFGVVFYIPSLTQLQQEITRYQYYLQLKKDVLDGRISCSLEQAIRLASLAVQADFGDFNRYDSQEFLQKFVLFPIDWIQDERVLEEATQKVALLYQSFRGLSAPDAEMLYMQEVEKMEGYGQESYQAKDSTGTDVALGSCLDGIFVKHKNGRPLLLFRWNEINNMSHNRSFFALELTNREESVQFQTEDMETSKYVCRMCLARLKFYKINKSSLQTQPTVVNPVRRRSSTRISLPKPQAYMMPPPQMHYNGHFTEPYTSSQDNLYMNSQNGYYYHSQTSLDCPPLEYGSGGRLRNGSVYSAHSTSSLTNPQHYLQPSPLSSNPSITSDITRPDYVPSHRHSALIPPSYRATPDYETVMRQKTRGAGGGMVLSQEHRQSHSMRNLNIGNSYAYSRPDPLVYSQPEIRGEHGGAAQQYHYPFHLGSSFHSPSPYPYPTERRPVVGAVSVPELTNVQLQQAQEYPAPNIMRTHVYRPPPPYPYAHPRPANSTPDLSRHLYVSSSNPDLIITRRVHHSVQTFQEDSLPVAHSLQEVSEPLFSGPPHRHPYHAQKRNSIEIAGLAHSLEGMRVKERTVSSSAAETATPPPVLRGGRSQGSQLNVFLERTKTEDRGDIKEDVHYGHKKSLSDATMLVHSSGEEEEFEDDSGRHTPLSQDAIAAVIVPEQPSQQHHSLTSLSSLTPQQTPIEPPPAYPIGSSLDPSITSSLTYKVHPLIQEGEPLFLLSDLRQPRIMPSVSEGDLSGQAKQKTKKDFKKRPVSDVPPGKKTVEGLPPPGMKKGARSEVKKMGPLKVAHLNGLSVSRQPMHDEIKDEPERASNDERCKLLEQHMERGELLKEFESIPKRHPSGECTIAQLPESGDKNRFQDVLPYDSTRVELVPTKENNTGYINASHIRITVSGQEWSYIATQGPLTNTCQDFWQMVWEQGVSIIAMVTAEEESGREKSFRYWPRLGSRHNTVTYGRFKITTRFRTESGCFATTGLKIKHLLTGQERTVWHLQYTDWPDHGCPDDFKGFLTYLEEIQSVRRHTNSNSDPKNTNLPVLVHCSAGVGRTGVVILSEIMIACLEHNEALDVPKNLMKLRAQRMLMVQTLAQYTFIYKVLIQYLRNSRLI; translated from the exons ATGCCCTTGCCATTTGGCTTAAAACTCAAAAGGACTCGAAGGTATACTGTTTCAAGCAAGAGCTGTCTTGTCACTCGGATTCAGCTGCTCAATGGAGAGTTTGTTGAGTTTACACTTTCGGTGGAGAGCACTGGGCAGGAATGTTTAGAGGCAGTAGCTCAGCGACTTGAGTTAAGAGAG ATCACATACTTCAGCCTGTGGTACTTCAATAAGCAGAACCAGCAGAGATGGATTGACTTGGAGAAGCCGCTGAAAAAGCAGCTGGACAAGTATGGGCTGGAGCCCACCGTTTACTTTGGAGTCGTGTTTTACATACCCAGCCTCACCCAACTGCAACAGGAGATCACAAG ataTCAGTATTATCTCCAGCTGAAGAAGGATGTTCTCGATGGCAGGATATCATGCTCACTAGAGCAAGCTATTCGTTTAGCTAGCTTGGCAGTGCAAG CTGATTTTGGGGACTTCAATCGATATGATTCCCAGGAATTTCTCCAGAAGTTTGTGCTGTTTCCTATT GACTGGATCCAGGATGAACGAGTGCTGGAAGAGGCCACTCAGAAGGTGGCTCTTCTGTATCAGTCCTTCAG AGGCTTATCAGCTCCGGACGCAGAGATGTTGTACAtgcaggaggtggagaaaaTGGAAGGTTATGGCCAGGAAAGCTATCAAGCAAAG GACAGTACAGGCACAGATGTTGCCCTGGGATCTTGCCTTGACGGCATCTTTGTCAAGCATAAAAATGGCAGGCCGCTTCTTTTATTTAG GTGGAATGAAATTAACAACATGAGTCACAACAGGTCCTTCTTTGCCCTGGAGCTAACCAACAGAGAAGAGAGTGTCCAGTTCCAGACT GAAGACATGGAAACCTCAAAATATGTGTGCCGGATGTGTCTGGCCAGACTCAAGTTTTATAAGATTAACAAGAGTAGCCT cCAAACCCAGCCCACAGTCGTCAACCCAGTCAGACGGAGATCGTCTACTAGAATATCTCTG CCAAAACCTCAGGCTTACATGATGCCCCCTCCACAAATGCACTACAATGGCCACTTCACAGAGCCTTACACTTCATCACAAG ACAACCTGTACATGAACAGTCAGAACGGTTATTACTACCACTCCCAGACCAGTCTGGACTGTCCCCCTCTGGAATACGGCAGTGGCGGGCGATTACGTAATGGTAGCGTGTACAGCGCCCACAGCACCAGCTCTCTAACCAACCCCCAGCACTACCTGCAGCCCTCTCCCTTGTCCTCAAACCCCTCCATCACTAGTGATATCACCAGGCCTGACTACGTCCCCTCCCATCGCCACAGCGCCCTCATCCCACCGTCCTACCGTGCCACTCCTGATTACGAGACAGTGATGCGCCAGAAAACccgaggagcaggaggaggcatGGTTCTGTCTCAAGAACACCGGCAGAGCCACTCCATGAGGAACCTTAACATTGGAAACTCATATGCCTACAGCAGACCAGACCCTCTAGTGTATAGCCAGCCAGAGATCAGAGGGGAACATGGTGGAGCAGCCCAGCAGTACCACTATCCCTTCCATCTGGGCTCCAGCTTCCATAGCCCCTCTCCATACCCATATCCCACAGAGAGGAGGCCTGTAGTTGGGGCAGTTAGTGTCCCAGAGCTCACTAATGTCCAGTTACAGCAGGCCCAGGAGTATCCAGCCCCTAACATCATGAGAACACACGTGTACCGACCGCCTCCCCCCTACCCATATGCCCACCCTCGGCCTGCAAACAGTACACCTGACCTGTCGCGTCACCTgtatgtcagcagcagcaacccAGATCTGATCATCACGAGGCGTGTGCACCACTCAGTCCAGACTTTCCAGGAAGACAGCCTGCCTGTTGCGCATTCTTTACAAGAGGTGTCGGAGCCTCTCTTCAGCGGGCCCCCACACAGACACCCATATCATGCTCAGAAGCGTAACTCCATCGAGATTGCTGGATTGGCGCACAGTCTAGAGGGGATGAGGGTCAAAGAACGGACTGTGTCTTCCTCAGCAGCTGAAACTGCCACGCCACCTCCTGTGTTGCGTGGCGGCCGCTCTCAGGGCTCTCAGCTCAACGTGTTTTTGGAGCGcacaaagacagaggacagaggtgaCATTAAGGAGGATGTTCACTATGGACACAAAAAGTCCCTCTCGGATGCCACCATGCTGGTTCACAGCAGCGGCGAAGAAGAAGAGTTTGAGGATGACAGCGGGCGTCACACTCCTCTTTCTCAGGATGCAATAGCAGCAGTGATTGTTCCTGAGCAGCCATCACAGCAACATCACAGCTTGACATCGCTGTCCTCTCTTACACCTCAACAGACTCCCATTGAACCACCTCCTGCGTACCCTATAGGCTCCTCTCTCGACCCATCTATAACCAGCTCCTTGACCTACAAGGTTCACCCCCTGATCCAGGAGGGTGAGCCTCTTTTCCTGTTGTCAGATTTACGACAGCCCAGGATTATGCCATCAGTATCTGAGGGAGACCTAAGTGGGCAGGCCAAGCAGAAGACGAAGAAAGACTTCAAGAAGAGGCCTGTGTCTGATGTGCCCCCTGGGAAGAAAACAGTAGAAGGCTTACCCCCTCCG GGCATGAAGAAAGGAGCTAGGTCAGAAGTGAAAAAGATGGGCCCTCTGAAGGTAGCCCATCTCAACGGCCTGTCGGTGTCCAGGCAGCCAATGCACGACGAGATCAAGGATGAGCCTGAGAGAGCCTCTAATGACGAGAGG TGTAAACTGCTGGAGCAGCATATGGAGCGGGGAGAGTTGTTAAAAGAGTTCGAGAGCATCCCAAAGCGTCATCCATCAGGGGAGTGTACCATCGCCCAGCTGCCAGAGAGCGGAGACAAAAACCGCTTCCAAGACGTCCTGCCTTATGATAGCACCCGAGTGGAGCTGGTACCCACTAAAGAGAACAATACGGGATACATCAATGCATCACATATCAGA ATAACAGTAAGTGGACAGGAGTGGAGCTACATTGCCACGCAGGGTCCCCTGACGAACACGTGTCAGGACTTTTGGCAGATGGTGTGGGAGCAGGGTGTCTCCATCATCGCCATGGTCACCGCTGAAGAG GAGAGCGGGCGAGAGAAGAGCTTCCGGTATTGGCCCCGACTTGGCTCTCGACACAACACAGTGACGTACGGTCGCTTCAAGATCACGACGCGGTTCCGCACAGAGTCCGGCTGCTTCGCCACTACAGGGCTGAAGATCAAACACCTCCTGACAGGCCAAGAGAGAACCGTCTGGCACCTGCAGTACACAGACTGGCCCGACCACGGGTGTCCCGATGACTTCAAAGGCTTCCTCA CCTACCTGGAGGAAATCCAGTCCGtgaggagacacacaaacagcaacagtgacCCAAAGAACACCAACCTACCTGTGCTTGTCCACTGTAGTGCTGGAGTGGGACGGACTGGAGTCGTCATCCTGTCTGAGATCATGATAGCCTGTCTAGAGCACAATGAG GCGCTGGATGTCCCAAAGAACCTGATGAAGCTGCGTGCTCAGAGGATGTTGATGGTTCAGACCTTGGCTCAGTACACCTTCATCTACAAGGTTCTCATCCAGTACCTCCGCAACTCCAGGCTCATATGA
- the spata7 gene encoding spermatogenesis-associated protein 7 homolog, giving the protein MGYAECNIIMDSRIGSVSSGLGCTSGVRGQTLKSSPFCPRSSSKLTQSIIKDHMVSHYKKVYSAKAAIDASVPKSLIHSVKYNDQIRQERLRKGGRPQSAHSVSQRNSRASCSSAQSRLSVQYDDLCSRSSMVSSPRFGTSFHTKEIVYPLSKVASQNHFHHTRPASERKYQSPKATLHRKQSTCSLGASGEQSGFKTFQDPSQKTYGGDLLQKHSQNFTQDKPFTPKTLKSDKSSYLSKYRYYRAPQRKNTQDSTRSGLMRQETYHGSTKTKEYTQELYEPSQGFTTEHEWSEDEFSGTHLSASRQQSRANKSRDRDFFDSSYRLSPESRKSPMMKNVSAEEEELMYLEFISAVTEDILSRGHISDRVLDRVIKRHIDMNRHQLDEGKMRHLLGVLRKDFEEPTNIPTCSTELETHENGLLGAFLPHLESERKQVKTKENSDLLPYASLIKYSDSPGYGDPLYVSTPVCSPERTVSPSKTIEKGGEGDNLEKDSNSPCLSEHVSNNMGISEEEIHQNQAGTPATNEVVEENCECATITSDEGFHPDQAEVSYDGHCEEVEDLGRHLSESLLVSSNTHNVENTEQHTNTAASGSDDEF; this is encoded by the exons ATGGGATACGCTGAGTGTAACATTATCATGGACTCGAGAATAG GGAGTGTATCATCTGGACTGGGGTGCACCTCCGGTGTGAGAGGACAGACTCTGAAAAGTAGCC ctttctGCCCTCGCTCCTCCAGCAAGTTAACACAGTCCATCATTAAAGACCACATGGTGTCTCATTACAAAAAGGTTTACTCAGCTAAAG CTGCCATTGATGCCTCAGTACCCAAAAGCTTGATACATAGTGTTAAGT ATAATGACCAGATCAGACAGGAACGGTTAAGGAAAGGGGGTCGTCCTCAGTCAGCACACTCTGTCTCACAGAGGAATAGCAGAGCTTCTTGCTCTTCAGCCCAA AGTAGATTATCTGTGCAGTACGATGACCTCTGCTCAAGGAGTTCCATGGTGTCCAGCCCAAGGTTCGGCACCTCCTTTCATACCAAGGAGATAGTTTATCCATTGTCCAAAGTCGCCTCACAGAACCACTTTCATCACACCCGCCCAGCCTCCGAAAGAAAGTACCAGAGCCCAAAGGCGACTTTACATAGAAAGCAGTCAACTTGTTCGCTGGGAGCTTCAGGAGAACAGAGCGGCTTCAAGACTTTCCAGGACCCCTCTCAGAAGACATATGGCGGCGACTTGCTCCAGAAACATTCCCAGAACTTTACCCAAGACAAACCCTTCACCCCTAAGACCCTGAAATCAGATAAGAGTTCGTACTTGTCCAAATATCGCTACTACAGAGcaccacagaggaaaaataCTCAGGATTCCACTCGATCAGGGTTGATGCGACAGGAGACATATCATGGAAG CACAAAAACCAAGGAATACACACAAGAACTGTATGAGCCATCTCAG ggATTTACTACAGAGCACGAGTGGTCTGAAGATGAGTTCAGTGGCACACATCTCTCAGCATCCAGACAACAGAGTCGAGCAAACAAGAGCAGGGACCGGGATTTCTTTGACTCCTCTTATAG ACTCTCACCAGAAAGCAGAAAATCCCCCATGATGAAGAATGTATCTGCAGA GGAAGAAGAACTAATGTACCTCGAATTCATTTCTGCTGTAACAGAGGACATCTTGTCAAGGGGGCACATCTCTGACag GGTCCTAGACCGGGTGATAAAGCGCCATATTGACATGAATCGTCATCAGCTTGATGAG GGTAAAATGCGCCACCTGCTGGGAGTGCTGCGCAAAGATTTTGAGGAGCCAACCAACATAcccacctgcagcacagagcttGAAACACATGAGAATGGTCTCCTTGGTGCATTCCTACCACATCTGGAATCAGAGCGGAAACAAGTGAAGACCAAAGAAAACAGTGATCTGCTCCCTTATGCATCACTTATCAAATACAGCGATTCACCAGGTTATGGCGATCCCCTATATGTATCCACGCCTGTATGCTCTCCTGAAAGGACTGTTTCACCATCTAAAACAATTGAAAAGGGTGGAGAAGGTGACAATCTGGAAAAAGACAGTAACTCTCCATGTCTCAGTGAACATGTTTCAAATAACATGGGGATTAGTGAGGAGGAAATCCATCAAAATCAAGCAGGCACACCTGCGACAAATGAAGTTGTAGAGGAAAACTGTGAATGTGCCACTATCACCAGTGATGAAGGATTTCATCCTGACCAAGCTGAGGTCAGTTATGATGGACATTGTGAAGAGGTTGAGGATCTAGGGAGACATTTGTCCGAGTCGCTTCTCGTGTCCAGCAATACACACAATGTGGAGAACACTGAGCAACATACGAATACAGCTGCTTCTGGCAGTGATGATGAGTTCTGA